A single Bufo bufo chromosome 6, aBufBuf1.1, whole genome shotgun sequence DNA region contains:
- the LOC121004330 gene encoding chondroitin proteoglycan-2-like, producing the protein MVVPICGDYSGECSGDYSGECSGDYSGECSGDYSGECSGDYSGECSGDYSGECSGDGECSGDYSGECSGDYSGECSGDYSGECSGDYSGECSGDYSGECSGDYSGECSGDYSGECSGDYSGECSGDYSGECSGDYSGECSGDYSGECSGDYSEECTAGAEAESTTGWGKVETTVGVYQRVHGMG; encoded by the exons ATGGTCGTTCCCATCTG CGGAGACTACAGCGGGGAGTGTAGCGGAGACTACAGCGGGGAGTGTAGCGGAGACTACAGCGGGGAGTGTAGCGGAGACTACAGCGGGGAGTGTAGCGGAGACTACAGCGGGGAGTGTAGCGGAGACTACAGCGGGGAGTGTAGCGGGGACGGGGAGTGTAGCGGAGACTACAGTGGGGAGTGTAGCGGAGACTACAGCGGGGAGTGTAGCGGAGACTACAGCGGGGAGTGTAGCGGAGACTACAGCGGGGAGTGTAGCGGAGACTACAGCGGGGAGTGTAGCGGAGACTACAGCGGGGAGTGTAGCGGAGACTACAGTGGGGAGTGTAGCGGAGACTACAGCGGGGAGTGTAGCGGAGACTACAGCGGGGAGTGTAGCGGAGACTACAGCGGGGAGTGTAGCGGAGACTACAGCGGGGAGTGTAGCGGAGACTACAGCGAGGAGTGTACAGCGGGGGCTGAAGCAGAGAGTACAACGGGATGGGGTAAAGTGGAGACTACAGTGGGGGTGTATCAGAGAGTACATGGGATGGGTTAG